Proteins found in one Pirellulales bacterium genomic segment:
- the trxA gene encoding thioredoxin codes for MGKLTEVTDTSFDSEVLKANVPVLVDFWAPWCGPCRMIAPLVEQLADEYAGSVKVTKINIDDSPGAAQNYGISSIPTLMIFKGGEVVDRFVGVQPKHRLQEALDAAKA; via the coding sequence ATGGGAAAGCTAACTGAAGTGACGGACACCAGCTTTGACTCGGAAGTCCTCAAGGCGAATGTGCCGGTGCTGGTCGACTTCTGGGCTCCCTGGTGTGGGCCGTGCCGCATGATCGCGCCGCTGGTCGAGCAATTGGCCGACGAGTACGCCGGCAGCGTCAAGGTGACGAAGATCAACATCGACGACAGCCCTGGCGCCGCACAAAACTACGGCATCAGCAGCATTCCGACGCTGATGATCTTCAAAGGCGGCGAAGTGGTCGACCGCTTCGTCGGTGTGCAGCCCAAGCATCGCCTGCAAGAGGCCCTCGACGCGGCCAAGGCCTAA
- a CDS encoding c-type cytochrome codes for MPHAVTARRAILALGCLATFLFLPAGSSAQVASDTTDITGFEVPAGFEVSLFADDDLAHNIYSMTFDARGRLVVSGPGYVRRLLDDDGDGRADRSETYCDGPASGAQGMCFVDHDLICTADGALLRYRDEDGDGTADGSPQRWTMLKNSEHGAHAIVQGPDGWLYIVCGNDAGVSRDHVRHVGSPVQAPRCGAILRVSTDGKQLEVLADGFRNPYDLAFNATGHLFTVDSDGERDHHLPWYTPTRLFDVAAGRQHGWLNDGHVRSWNQPESFVDNVDRAARLGRGSPTGLVCYQHTAFPERYRQGIFSACWTLGRIYFLPLAPEGATYRAEPETFMRTTGNVGFAPCDLEVAPNGDLYVAIGGRQTRGGVFRIRHVGETQNERAAASSPSAEPSILDVFDAPQPWSSWSRARWRPSAERIGPAPFLAVARDASQSTARRRRAVELLVEVFAGLPVEGARELIQEGEPALVARVAWAVGLERGNPESLSLLARLTGHADPRVTRAAWEGLARQRSFARDLDPTPHWLAGLASADRRVRAATIACGKRAGRVNFAAAIRAHLADENSGTLPPRVQLGRLWIERPLAATNRDWSELCLHHCQQIFRDTNDSQLRLEAVRLMQVALGDIKQGEAGAKLAIGYEANAPDVVDETFREETGQDLAARFPTGHAELDRELARLLALLGCSSLELPRAVSTRWTKESTVPDDVHYLMVLAQLLGTREEYVSRATAAALLALDEKLAAGGLLVSRNWPDRVQETFDRLMARDEALVPAMLDDATFGRAAHSMFALRMTPEGRERAARRMLDVVQGADPAEGAVWTDELVQVLAGLPPDEVYPALRGQWENFALRDSLLTALAQQPQAQDREHFVEALSSSQPESVERAASALVQLELPGSRHEVAQAILALRRFSLISPEAAKQRPLAGALGEPVEAPFRRPRMALTSLLTHWTGEPVGKLSSDEESSAASAPDRPSELLESWTRWFSEKYPDDVELLTPVTTASTAAWQARLAGIDWTAGSEERGAKIFERATCHRCHVGVNRLGPDLAGVADRLARDDLFGAIVDPGRDVSPLYRTTLVGTHDGNVYHGLVVYDSPEGLLLQTSPDTTVRITGEELTVRQESTQSLMPTGLLDAFTNDEVADLYAYLKTLRPK; via the coding sequence TTGCCGCACGCTGTAACTGCGCGCCGCGCCATTCTCGCGCTTGGTTGCCTTGCCACGTTCCTGTTTCTGCCGGCGGGTTCGTCCGCACAAGTCGCCTCCGACACCACGGACATTACTGGCTTCGAGGTGCCCGCCGGCTTTGAAGTCTCCCTCTTCGCCGACGATGATCTCGCCCACAACATCTACTCGATGACCTTCGATGCGCGCGGGCGACTGGTCGTGTCGGGGCCGGGCTACGTGCGGCGTTTGCTCGACGACGACGGCGATGGCCGCGCCGACCGCAGCGAAACCTACTGCGATGGCCCCGCCAGCGGGGCGCAGGGGATGTGCTTTGTCGACCACGATCTGATCTGCACGGCCGATGGCGCCTTGCTGCGCTATCGCGACGAAGATGGCGACGGCACGGCCGATGGCAGCCCGCAACGCTGGACGATGCTGAAGAACTCGGAGCATGGCGCGCATGCCATCGTCCAGGGCCCCGATGGCTGGCTCTACATCGTCTGTGGCAACGATGCCGGCGTTTCACGCGATCACGTGCGGCACGTGGGCTCTCCCGTGCAGGCGCCGCGCTGCGGCGCGATCTTGCGCGTCTCGACCGACGGCAAGCAGTTGGAGGTGCTCGCCGACGGTTTTCGCAATCCCTACGACCTGGCGTTCAACGCGACGGGCCATCTCTTCACGGTCGATTCCGATGGAGAGCGCGATCATCACCTTCCCTGGTATACGCCGACGAGGTTATTCGATGTGGCCGCCGGCCGCCAGCATGGTTGGCTGAACGACGGTCACGTCCGCAGTTGGAACCAGCCCGAGTCCTTTGTCGACAACGTCGATCGCGCGGCTCGGTTGGGACGCGGCTCGCCCACGGGACTCGTCTGTTACCAGCACACGGCTTTCCCCGAGCGCTATCGTCAGGGCATCTTCAGCGCTTGCTGGACGTTGGGACGGATCTACTTCCTGCCGCTGGCGCCCGAGGGCGCCACCTATCGCGCAGAGCCGGAAACCTTCATGCGCACGACGGGGAACGTGGGCTTCGCCCCGTGCGACCTCGAAGTCGCGCCGAATGGCGATCTCTACGTGGCCATCGGCGGACGACAGACACGGGGTGGCGTCTTCCGCATTCGCCATGTAGGAGAAACGCAGAACGAACGGGCAGCAGCTAGTTCCCCCTCCGCGGAACCATCGATCCTCGACGTGTTCGATGCGCCGCAGCCCTGGAGCAGTTGGTCGCGCGCCAGGTGGAGGCCGTCGGCCGAACGGATCGGGCCTGCTCCGTTTCTCGCCGTCGCGCGTGATGCGTCTCAATCGACGGCGCGTCGGCGGCGAGCGGTGGAATTGCTGGTCGAGGTCTTCGCCGGACTTCCGGTCGAAGGGGCGCGCGAGCTGATTCAGGAGGGCGAGCCCGCCCTGGTGGCCCGCGTGGCATGGGCGGTGGGGCTCGAACGGGGCAACCCCGAGAGCCTCTCGCTGCTAGCGCGTCTGACAGGACACGCCGATCCCCGCGTGACACGCGCGGCCTGGGAGGGGCTCGCGCGGCAGCGGTCATTCGCGCGCGATCTCGATCCCACGCCCCATTGGCTTGCGGGGCTGGCGAGCGCCGATCGGCGAGTGCGCGCGGCCACCATTGCCTGCGGCAAACGGGCTGGCCGCGTGAATTTTGCCGCCGCGATCCGCGCGCATCTCGCCGACGAGAATTCCGGCACGTTACCGCCGCGCGTCCAACTTGGCCGGCTGTGGATCGAGCGACCGCTGGCCGCCACGAACCGCGATTGGAGCGAGCTGTGCCTGCACCACTGCCAACAGATTTTCCGCGATACGAACGACTCGCAATTGCGTCTCGAGGCCGTGCGTCTGATGCAGGTGGCGTTGGGGGATATCAAGCAGGGGGAAGCGGGCGCGAAACTGGCCATCGGCTACGAGGCGAACGCGCCCGACGTGGTGGACGAGACGTTTCGCGAAGAGACGGGGCAAGATCTCGCCGCGAGGTTTCCGACCGGGCATGCCGAGCTGGATCGCGAGCTGGCCCGGCTGTTGGCCCTGCTGGGTTGTTCGTCGCTGGAGCTTCCCAGGGCCGTCAGCACGCGTTGGACGAAGGAAAGCACCGTTCCCGATGACGTCCATTATCTGATGGTGCTGGCCCAGTTGCTCGGCACGCGCGAGGAGTATGTCAGCCGCGCTACGGCGGCGGCCCTGCTTGCGCTCGACGAGAAGCTTGCCGCCGGCGGGCTGTTGGTCAGCCGCAACTGGCCCGACCGCGTGCAAGAAACCTTCGATCGACTGATGGCGCGCGATGAGGCCCTCGTGCCGGCGATGCTCGACGATGCAACCTTCGGCCGCGCCGCGCATAGCATGTTCGCCCTGCGCATGACGCCGGAGGGGCGCGAACGCGCCGCACGGCGCATGCTCGACGTGGTGCAAGGGGCCGATCCAGCGGAGGGGGCTGTCTGGACCGACGAACTGGTCCAGGTATTGGCGGGACTGCCCCCCGATGAGGTCTACCCCGCGTTGCGCGGGCAATGGGAAAACTTCGCCCTGCGCGATTCGCTCCTGACGGCCCTCGCTCAACAGCCGCAAGCACAAGATCGCGAGCACTTTGTCGAGGCGTTGTCGTCGTCGCAGCCGGAGAGCGTCGAGCGTGCGGCGAGTGCGCTCGTTCAGCTCGAATTGCCCGGTAGCCGTCATGAGGTGGCGCAGGCGATTCTCGCCCTGCGCCGCTTCAGCCTGATATCGCCCGAGGCGGCGAAGCAACGGCCGCTGGCCGGGGCCTTGGGCGAGCCGGTCGAAGCCCCGTTCCGCCGGCCACGCATGGCCCTGACGTCGTTGCTTACACATTGGACGGGAGAGCCTGTCGGCAAGTTATCGTCCGACGAAGAGTCCAGCGCCGCCTCCGCGCCCGATCGCCCCAGCGAACTCCTGGAGTCGTGGACACGTTGGTTTAGCGAGAAGTATCCCGACGATGTAGAGCTTCTAACGCCGGTCACAACGGCGAGCACGGCCGCCTGGCAGGCACGACTGGCGGGCATCGATTGGACCGCTGGCAGCGAAGAGCGGGGGGCGAAGATTTTCGAGCGCGCCACCTGCCACCGTTGCCACGTGGGCGTGAATCGCTTGGGGCCCGACTTGGCCGGCGTGGCCGATCGCCTGGCGCGTGACGACCTCTTCGGGGCGATCGTCGATCCGGGCCGCGACGTATCCCCCCTTTACCGCACGACGCTCGTCGGCACGCACGACGGCAACGTCTATCACGGGCTCGTCGTTTACGATTCGCCCGAGGGACTGTTGCTGCAGACCAGTCCCGATACGACCGTGCGCATCACGGGCGAGGAACTGACCGTGCGACAAGAGAGTACGCAGTCGCTGATGCCGACGGGCCTGCTCGATGCGTTCACGAACGATGAAGTGGCCGACTTGTACGCGTACTTGAAGACGCTGCGGCCGAAGTGA
- a CDS encoding acryloyl-CoA reductase — translation MGEISSAVTDVAAEELPPGDVTIRVAYSSLNYKDGLASTGHPGVARRFPHIPGIDAAGTVLASQDTRYRAGDEVLVTGFDLGAGQWGGYAEQIRVPAAWVVPLPTGLTQRESMIFGTAGFTAAIGVEALLAHDITPERGEIVVTGATGGVGSLAVAMLGRLGYRVVAVSGKPEAADFLKELGATEVVPRDAVDDRTDKALLGARWAGAIDTVGGNTLATILRSTTRHGCVTACGLVGGVELPLTVHPFILRGVQLVGLDSATYPSEKRPALWAKMAGPWRPKNLDMLVADEVPLERIPAKVSEILAGRIRGRVLVRL, via the coding sequence ATGGGCGAGATCTCTTCCGCTGTCACTGATGTCGCGGCCGAAGAGCTTCCGCCGGGCGATGTCACGATTCGCGTTGCCTATTCCTCGCTCAATTACAAGGATGGACTCGCCTCGACTGGTCATCCCGGCGTCGCGCGGCGATTTCCTCACATACCGGGGATCGACGCGGCGGGTACGGTCCTTGCGAGCCAGGACACCCGCTATCGCGCGGGGGACGAAGTACTCGTGACCGGGTTCGATCTGGGGGCTGGCCAGTGGGGCGGTTACGCCGAACAAATTCGCGTACCGGCTGCCTGGGTCGTGCCGCTTCCCACGGGGCTGACGCAGCGCGAGAGCATGATCTTCGGGACCGCGGGCTTTACGGCCGCGATCGGTGTTGAAGCGCTTTTAGCGCACGACATCACCCCCGAGCGCGGCGAGATTGTCGTCACGGGGGCCACCGGCGGCGTGGGAAGCTTGGCCGTGGCGATGCTGGGCCGACTCGGCTACCGCGTGGTCGCGGTGAGCGGCAAACCCGAGGCGGCCGACTTTCTGAAAGAGTTGGGCGCTACGGAAGTCGTGCCGCGCGATGCGGTCGACGATCGTACGGACAAAGCACTGCTCGGCGCGCGTTGGGCCGGCGCCATCGACACCGTGGGAGGTAATACGCTGGCCACGATTCTGCGTTCGACGACCCGGCACGGCTGCGTGACAGCGTGTGGGCTCGTGGGAGGGGTCGAACTGCCGCTGACGGTGCATCCTTTCATTCTGCGCGGCGTGCAGTTGGTGGGGCTCGATTCGGCCACGTATCCCTCCGAGAAGCGTCCCGCGCTGTGGGCCAAGATGGCGGGGCCCTGGCGGCCGAAAAACCTCGACATGCTCGTGGCCGACGAAGTCCCCTTGGAGAGAATTCCGGCGAAGGTAAGCGAGATCCTGGCGGGCAGGATCCGCGGGCGCGTGCTCGTGCGGCTCTGA